A genome region from Magnolia sinica isolate HGM2019 chromosome 8, MsV1, whole genome shotgun sequence includes the following:
- the LOC131254352 gene encoding uncharacterized protein LOC131254352 — MVVKWRKLTKGWVKINVSGSAMGNPSKSRGEGICRSDKGEFLFAFLEGYGVGSNVNAELRAFHDGLSLCLRRGLSRVIVESDSLPVVSVLKGDSIPGWKWGYWNSRIERLKICGQCEFVHIFKEGNALANASA, encoded by the coding sequence ATGGTAGTGAAGTGGAGAAAACTGACCAAAGGGTGGGTCAAGATCAACGTCAGCGGGTCAGCAATGGGAAACCCAAGCAAATCTAGAGGCGAGGGCATATGCAGAAGTGACAAAGGAGAGTTTCTTTTCGCATTCTTGGAAGGTTATGGAGTTGGTTCCAATGTCAATGCGGAACTCCGGGCTTTTCATGATGGCCTGTCTCTTTGCCTAAGAAGGGGACTGTCTAGAGTGATTGTAGAATCGGACTCGCTGCCGGTGGTAAGTGTTCTCAAAGGTGATTCCATTCCTGGCTGGAAATGGGGGTATTGGAACTCCAGGATTGAAAGACTTAAGATATGCGGGCAGTGTGAATTTGTTCACATTTTCAAGGAAGGTAACGCGCTGGCAAATGCCTCCGCCTAA